The Polaribacter sp. KT25b genome contains the following window.
TCGTTTTCATAAAGTTTGTAAAGTGGCATTACAAAAAGATGTTCCATTATTAATTGATGCCGAAGAAAGTTGGATGCAAAAAGCTGCAGATGAATTAATTGACGAGTTAATGGAAACTTATAATAAAGAAAAAGCCATTGTCTTTAATACGTTACAAATGTATAGACATGACAGAATGGATTATCTAAAATCTTTACATCTAAAAGCAAAAGAAAAAGGTTTTTATATTGGTATAAAAGTTGTTCGTGGTGCTTACATGGAAAAAGAGCGTGAAAGAGCAGAAGAAAAAGGATATCCATCGCCAATTTGTGAAAATAAAAATGCCACAGATATCAATTATGATGCGGCTATTAGATACTTAATGGAACATCCAAAAATGGCTTTATTTGCAGGTACTCATAATGAGGATAGCTCTTATTTAGTGATGGACTTAGCTAAGAAATACAATATAAAAGAAAACGACAATCGACTTTGGTTTGGTCAATTATTTGGTATGAGCGATCATATTAGTTACAATTTAGCAAGTAAAGGTTATAATGTGGCTAAATATCTACCATTTGGGCCTGTAAGAGATGTTATGCCTTATTTAATTAGAAGAGCAGAAGAAAATACTTCTGTTGCAGGACAAACAAGCAGAGAATTAAATCTGTTAAAAACTGAACGCAAACGTAGAAAGTTATAATGACTAGTGTCGAAGAGATTAAAATTTTATTAATAAAAAACAAAAATAGCTTGTTACTAGAATTAAGGCAAAGTAAAGAAGCGATGAGTTTGATAAAAAAATCTACGCACACTAAATTAACTAGTGAAGAAAAAACAAAAATTAAAATTCACCTGTTAGATATTTGCAAAACAATACCAGCATTAGCTGTTTTTTTATTGCCAGGAGGTACTTTTTTGTTACCTATTTTGATAAAATTAATTCCTGATATTTTACCATCGGCATTTAGAGATGATGTACCAGTAGATAAAAAATAAGATGCTGTTTTAAAGTGTTTTATATTATTTATTTTTTGAATCCTTTTAAGTTGTAATTACTTCAATTTATTACAAATTTTTACTATAAATAGAGAATTTTTTTAAAAATATAAAGGTTGTCTTAAATATACCTACAAATAGGTATTGTAACTTATAGTTTAATTATAGAACTTGTTACTTTCTTAATATTTAAGAATTAGAAACTGTTTTTATATGCTTAATTTCAAAAAGAAGAGTTAGTATATTTAAACTTTATTATGCTTTGTAAACAATTAATTTAGTTCGTGTTATAATGTTTGCAGGAAAGATATTTTTTTCTAAAATTAGAAAAAGTAAAAAGGCATAATAGGTAAAGTTTTAATGATCCCCCAGTGAAGTAAACCGATTAGCTGTTAAATTAACTTTTAATGGCTATTGGTTTATTATTTTATAGAAAAATTGTTTAAGTAAAATCAATTATAATAAAAATAAATAAGTTCATTTTCAATAAAAAATAGTTTCTTTTTTTCAATTTCTGCAGTTACTTAAATTGATAGAATTTTGTAAAAAGCACCACGAAATTTGTTTTTTTTATAGATAATATAACGTTCTATTAAGGTTCTGAATTTATTAGAAGTAAAATATTTTAATTATAATTAGGGTAATTCACTTCTAAACAACTACTTTTGCACGAAATTTAAGAATACATAAATGCAACCAATTAGAAATATCGCTATTATAGCCCATGTCGATCACGGTAAAACAACGTTAGTAGACAAAATTATAGATCAAGCTAAAATCTTAGACGAGCGTAAAGAACGTACAGATTTATTGTTAGATAATAACGACTTAGAGCGTGAAAGAGGAATTACAATTCTTTCTAAAAACGTTTCTGTAAACTATAAGAATACAAAAATTAACGTTATTGATACTCCTGGTCACGCCGATTTTGGTGGAGAAGTAGAGCGTGTCTTAAAAATGGCGGATGGTGTTTTATTATTGGTTGATGCATTTGAAGGGCCAATGCCTCAAACTCGTTTTGTATTGGGTAAAGCGTTAGAATTAGGATTAACTCCTATTGTAGTTGTAAATAAAGTTGATAAAGAAAACTGTACTCCAGATATCGTTCATGAAAAAGTGTTCGATTTAATGTTTGCATTAGAAGCTACAGAAGAACAATTAGATTTTACTACAGTTTATGGTTCTGCAAAGAACAATTGGATGTCTACAGATTGGAAAAATCAAACAGAAGACATCGTTCCTTTATTAGATGCTGTTTTAGAATCTATTCCAGAAACAAAGTATAATGAAGGTACACCACAAATGCAAATTACT
Protein-coding sequences here:
- a CDS encoding proline dehydrogenase family protein, whose amino-acid sequence is MKLFDNTEVAFALKSDSQLERAYFLFRMIQNQPMVRIGSAVTNFALKAHLPIEGLIRSTVFDHFCGGVTEEDCLPIIDNMYNNGSVHSVLDYSVEGKDKEISFDGALEKILKIINFCEEKKGIPFAVFKPSGFGRFALYQKISEGKKLNSDEQEEWNRVVGRFHKVCKVALQKDVPLLIDAEESWMQKAADELIDELMETYNKEKAIVFNTLQMYRHDRMDYLKSLHLKAKEKGFYIGIKVVRGAYMEKERERAEEKGYPSPICENKNATDINYDAAIRYLMEHPKMALFAGTHNEDSSYLVMDLAKKYNIKENDNRLWFGQLFGMSDHISYNLASKGYNVAKYLPFGPVRDVMPYLIRRAEENTSVAGQTSRELNLLKTERKRRKL
- a CDS encoding LETM1 domain-containing protein is translated as MLLELRQSKEAMSLIKKSTHTKLTSEEKTKIKIHLLDICKTIPALAVFLLPGGTFLLPILIKLIPDILPSAFRDDVPVDKK